A stretch of the Pseudomonas sp. ACM7 genome encodes the following:
- the purT gene encoding formate-dependent phosphoribosylglycinamide formyltransferase: protein MTRIGTPLSPTATRVLLCGCGELGKEVVIELQRLGVEVIAVDRYANAPAMQIAHRSHVINMLDGAALRAVIEAEKPHFIVPEIEAIATATLVELEAEGFTVIPTARAAQLTMNREGIRRLAAEELDLPTSPYHFADTFEDYSKAVQDLGFPCVVKPVMSSSGKGQSLLRSVDDVQKAWDYAQEGGRAGKGRVIVEGFIDFDYEITLLTVRHVGGTTFCAPVGHRQEKGDYQESWQPQAMSPIALAESERVAKAVTEALGGRGLFGVELFIKGDQVWFSEVSPRPHDTGLVTLISQDLSQFALHARAILGLPIPLIRQFGPSASAVILVEGQSTQTAFANLGAALSEPDTALRLFGKPEVNGQRRMGVALARDESIDAARAKATRASQAVVVEL, encoded by the coding sequence ATGACCCGTATCGGAACTCCATTGTCGCCAACCGCGACCCGCGTATTGCTGTGTGGCTGTGGCGAGTTGGGCAAGGAAGTGGTGATCGAGCTGCAACGCCTGGGCGTTGAAGTGATTGCCGTGGATCGCTACGCCAATGCGCCTGCCATGCAGATCGCCCATCGCAGCCATGTGATCAACATGCTCGACGGCGCCGCTCTGCGTGCGGTGATCGAAGCCGAAAAACCGCATTTCATCGTGCCGGAAATCGAAGCCATTGCCACCGCGACCCTCGTGGAGCTGGAAGCCGAAGGCTTCACCGTGATCCCGACCGCTCGCGCCGCGCAGCTGACCATGAACCGCGAAGGCATCCGTCGCCTGGCCGCTGAAGAGCTGGACCTGCCCACCTCGCCGTACCACTTCGCCGACACCTTCGAGGATTACAGCAAGGCAGTCCAGGACCTGGGCTTCCCATGTGTGGTTAAACCGGTGATGAGCTCGTCGGGCAAAGGCCAGAGCCTGCTGCGTAGCGTCGATGACGTGCAGAAAGCCTGGGATTACGCTCAAGAAGGCGGCCGCGCCGGTAAAGGCCGCGTGATCGTCGAAGGCTTTATCGACTTCGACTACGAAATCACCCTGTTGACCGTGCGTCACGTTGGCGGCACTACGTTCTGCGCGCCAGTCGGCCACCGTCAGGAGAAGGGCGACTATCAGGAATCCTGGCAGCCACAAGCGATGAGTCCGATTGCCTTGGCCGAATCCGAGCGCGTTGCCAAAGCCGTCACTGAAGCCTTGGGTGGCCGTGGTCTGTTTGGTGTTGAGCTGTTCATCAAAGGCGATCAAGTCTGGTTCAGCGAAGTCTCGCCGCGTCCACATGACACCGGTCTGGTGACGTTGATTTCCCAGGACCTGTCGCAGTTTGCGCTGCACGCACGGGCGATTCTGGGCCTGCCGATTCCATTGATCCGTCAGTTCGGCCCATCGGCTTCGGCGGTGATTCTGGTGGAAGGGCAGTCGACTCAGACGGCTTTCGCCAATCTTGGTGCTGCGTTGAGCGAGCCGGATACAGCGTTGCGTCTGTTCGGCAAGCCTGAGGTGAATGGTCAGCGTCGGATGGGTGTGGCGTTGGCGCGTGATGAGTCAATTGACGCGGCTCGTGCTAAAGCGACCCGTGCTTCTCAGGCTGTTGTTGTAGAGTTGTAA
- a CDS encoding gamma carbonic anhydrase family protein, protein MKYLLGDARVETHPQSWVAPNAVLVGKVKLEEGANVWFNAVLRGDNELILIGKNSNVQDGTVMHTDMGYPLTIGTGVTIGHNAMLHGCTVGDYSLIGINAVILNGAKIGKNCIIGANSLIGEGKEIPDGSLVMGSPGKVVRELTEPQKKMLEASAAHYVHNSQRYARDLVEQEE, encoded by the coding sequence ATGAAATATCTCCTGGGCGACGCCCGCGTCGAAACCCATCCGCAGAGCTGGGTCGCACCCAATGCCGTGCTGGTGGGTAAGGTCAAACTGGAAGAGGGCGCTAACGTCTGGTTCAACGCTGTGCTGCGTGGCGACAACGAACTGATCCTGATCGGCAAGAACAGCAACGTCCAGGATGGTACGGTGATGCACACCGACATGGGTTACCCGCTGACCATCGGCACCGGCGTGACCATCGGCCATAACGCCATGCTTCATGGCTGCACGGTGGGCGATTACAGCTTGATCGGGATTAACGCGGTGATCCTCAACGGCGCGAAAATCGGCAAGAACTGCATCATCGGCGCCAACTCGCTGATCGGTGAGGGCAAGGAGATTCCAGACGGTTCGCTGGTCATGGGTTCCCCCGGCAAAGTGGTGCGCGAGCTGACCGAGCCGCAGAAAAAAATGCTGGAGGCCAGCGCTGCTCACTATGTGCATAACTCGCAACGGTATGCCCGCGATCTGGTTGAGCAGGAAGAATGA
- the rpsP gene encoding 30S ribosomal protein S16 produces MLTIRLALGGSKKRPFYHLTVTDSRNPRDGSHKEQVGFFNPVARGQEVRLSVNQERVAYWLSVGAQPSERVAQLLKDSAKAAA; encoded by the coding sequence ATGCTAACAATCCGTCTTGCCCTTGGCGGCTCCAAAAAGCGCCCGTTTTACCACTTGACCGTAACCGACAGCCGCAACCCGCGCGACGGTTCGCACAAGGAACAGGTTGGTTTCTTCAACCCTGTTGCTCGTGGTCAAGAAGTCCGTCTGTCCGTGAACCAAGAGCGCGTAGCCTACTGGCTGAGCGTTGGTGCACAACCTTCTGAGCGTGTTGCTCAGTTGTTGAAGGACTCGGCTAAGGCTGCGGCCTGA
- a CDS encoding transporter associated domain-containing protein, translated as MDDLPIGPMLAVVALLILWSGLFTAIEAAQQHLLAQRTASRSSDKPVAKLSFSLNSLILCNTLCRALVVVISTLLAIFTWAENGPWVACLGAGAVLLVFADYLPRTLAVRYPDAVLALGNTLLGAPLKIIYPAAWLLNGISQLLMRPFARKVKVVQQSEDEAPNDRLDDHEHAVCRPHPLSGIHALDNITVNDILVPRSDVDGVNLDDSLEEIIEQLRANKRTRLPVFHSDINHVEAVLNTRQIRHLLSDASLTREALLAACHDPYFVPESTPLQLQLLNFHKQQRRLGMVVDEYGEVLGVVTLEDILEEIVGEFESQHSLDNPHIHPQADGRLVIEGAASIRELNKSLGWHLPSDGPKTLNGLVTEALETIPESAVCLKIGRYRLEILETEDNRVSRVLIWHTSSAPAVVPAR; from the coding sequence ATGGACGACTTGCCCATAGGGCCGATGCTCGCGGTAGTGGCCCTGCTGATTTTATGGTCGGGGCTGTTTACCGCCATCGAAGCTGCGCAACAGCACTTGCTCGCCCAGCGGACAGCTTCGCGTTCGAGCGACAAGCCGGTGGCAAAGCTGAGCTTTTCGCTCAATAGCCTGATCCTCTGCAACACCCTGTGCCGCGCACTGGTCGTGGTCATCAGCACCTTGCTGGCGATTTTCACCTGGGCGGAAAACGGTCCATGGGTGGCCTGCCTGGGGGCTGGCGCCGTGCTTCTGGTGTTCGCCGACTACCTGCCGCGCACCCTCGCCGTCCGTTATCCGGACGCCGTCCTGGCCTTGGGCAACACCTTGCTTGGTGCGCCACTGAAAATCATCTATCCCGCCGCCTGGTTGCTCAATGGCATAAGCCAGTTGCTGATGCGACCGTTCGCCCGCAAAGTCAAAGTGGTGCAGCAGAGCGAAGACGAAGCCCCGAACGATCGGCTCGATGATCACGAACACGCCGTCTGCCGCCCACACCCGCTGTCAGGCATCCATGCGCTGGACAACATCACGGTCAACGACATTCTGGTGCCACGCAGTGACGTCGATGGGGTCAATCTGGACGACTCCCTCGAGGAAATCATCGAGCAGCTTCGCGCCAATAAACGCACGCGCTTGCCGGTTTTCCACAGCGACATCAACCACGTCGAGGCGGTGCTCAATACCCGGCAGATCCGCCATCTGCTGTCCGACGCCAGTCTGACCCGAGAAGCACTGCTGGCAGCCTGTCACGACCCCTACTTCGTGCCGGAAAGCACCCCGTTGCAACTGCAGCTGTTGAATTTCCACAAACAACAGCGACGCCTGGGCATGGTGGTCGACGAGTACGGCGAAGTGCTCGGTGTCGTGACTCTGGAAGACATTCTCGAAGAAATCGTCGGCGAGTTCGAAAGCCAGCACAGCCTGGATAACCCGCACATCCATCCACAGGCCGATGGCCGCCTGGTGATCGAAGGTGCAGCGTCGATTCGCGAATTGAACAAGAGCCTGGGCTGGCACTTGCCGAGCGACGGTCCGAAAACCCTCAACGGGTTGGTGACCGAGGCGCTGGAGACGATTCCGGAAAGTGCGGTATGCCTGAAGATCGGGCGTTATCGGCTGGAGATTCTGGAGACGGAAGACAATCGGGTCAGCCGGGTACTGATCTGGCATACGAGTTCGGCCCCAGCGGTTGTACCTGCACGATAG
- a CDS encoding GntR family transcriptional regulator produces MNDLQALRPDDTQPTPLYLQLARNLEAAIHAGQWKAEQAMPSERNLSEMLGISRVTARKALEVLFEQGLIRRNQGSGTFITPRLEQPLSRLSGFSEMLRLKGFVPGSQWLEREITPPTHEELIRLGLSPNDKVVRLKRLRKADDTVMAIEMSTLPASIIPKPQAVGDSLYEYLDGIGKPIVRALQHIQAINASDEFAALVGIAPGTAMLLMTRVGYLEDNTPIEVTDTYCRNDYYDFVAELRR; encoded by the coding sequence ATGAATGACCTCCAGGCCCTACGCCCTGACGACACCCAGCCCACGCCGTTGTACCTGCAACTGGCGCGCAATCTGGAAGCGGCGATCCATGCCGGCCAGTGGAAAGCCGAACAGGCCATGCCGTCGGAGCGCAACCTCAGCGAAATGCTGGGCATCTCCCGCGTCACCGCCCGCAAGGCGCTGGAAGTTCTGTTCGAGCAAGGTCTGATCCGCCGCAACCAGGGTTCCGGCACCTTTATCACCCCGCGCCTGGAACAACCGCTGTCGCGCCTCTCGGGTTTCAGCGAAATGCTGCGGCTGAAGGGCTTCGTCCCCGGCTCGCAATGGCTGGAGCGTGAAATCACTCCGCCGACCCACGAAGAACTGATCCGCCTGGGCCTCTCGCCGAACGACAAGGTCGTGCGGCTCAAACGTCTGCGTAAAGCCGACGACACGGTGATGGCGATCGAGATGAGCACTCTCCCCGCCTCGATCATTCCCAAGCCACAAGCGGTGGGCGACTCCCTCTACGAATACCTCGACGGCATCGGCAAGCCGATCGTCCGCGCCCTGCAACACATTCAGGCGATCAACGCCTCGGATGAATTCGCCGCCCTGGTGGGCATCGCCCCCGGCACCGCCATGCTGCTGATGACCCGGGTCGGCTATCTGGAAGACAACACGCCGATCGAAGTCACCGACACCTATTGCCGCAACGACTACTACGACTTTGTTGCAGAGCTGCGCCGCTGA
- a CDS encoding CoA pyrophosphatase, translating to MLDELLHRVSNHTPCTLETDKRFPEAAVLVPITRSDEPELVLTLRASGLSTHGGEVAFPGGRRDPEDPDLIFTALREAEEEIGLPPGLVEVIGPLSPLISLHGIKVTPYVGVIPDFVEYRANDAEIAAVFSVPLEFFRKDPREHTHRIDYQGRSWYVPSYRYGEYKIWGLTAIMIVELINLLYDAKISLHQPPQTFINT from the coding sequence ATGCTGGACGAGCTACTGCATCGAGTAAGCAACCACACCCCATGCACATTGGAAACCGATAAACGTTTCCCCGAGGCCGCAGTGCTGGTGCCCATCACTCGCAGTGACGAACCGGAACTGGTTCTGACCCTGCGCGCCAGCGGGCTCTCGACCCATGGCGGCGAAGTCGCCTTTCCCGGCGGGCGGCGCGACCCCGAAGACCCTGATCTGATTTTCACCGCCCTGCGCGAAGCCGAAGAAGAAATCGGCCTGCCGCCGGGGCTGGTCGAAGTGATCGGCCCGCTGAGCCCGTTGATCTCCCTGCACGGCATCAAGGTCACACCCTATGTCGGTGTGATTCCGGACTTTGTCGAGTACCGGGCCAACGATGCCGAGATCGCCGCAGTCTTCAGCGTACCGCTGGAGTTCTTCCGCAAGGATCCGCGCGAACACACCCATCGAATCGATTACCAGGGTCGCAGTTGGTACGTGCCGAGCTATCGTTATGGCGAGTACAAAATCTGGGGCCTGACGGCGATTATGATCGTCGAGTTGATCAACCTGCTCTATGACGCCAAAATCAGTCTGCATCAACCACCCCAAACGTTTATCAACACCTGA
- the rimM gene encoding ribosome maturation factor RimM (Essential for efficient processing of 16S rRNA) — protein sequence MNATPAVADDLIVIGKIYSVHGVRGEVKVYSFTDPTENLLQYKTWTLKREGNVKQVELVSGRGNDKFLVAKLKGLDDREEARLLAGYEICVPRNLFPELTDGEYYWYQLEGLKVIDQLGQLLGKIDHLLETGANDVMVVKPCAGSLDDRERLLPYTEQCVLAVDLAASEMKVEWDADF from the coding sequence ATGAACGCGACGCCAGCTGTTGCTGATGATTTGATCGTTATCGGCAAAATTTATTCGGTTCATGGCGTTCGCGGCGAAGTGAAGGTGTATTCCTTTACTGATCCGACAGAAAACCTGTTGCAGTACAAAACCTGGACGCTCAAGCGCGAAGGTAATGTGAAACAGGTCGAGCTGGTCAGCGGACGTGGGAACGACAAGTTCCTGGTCGCAAAGCTCAAGGGTCTTGATGATCGTGAAGAAGCGCGTCTTCTGGCCGGTTATGAGATCTGCGTGCCGCGCAACCTGTTCCCTGAATTGACCGACGGCGAGTACTACTGGTACCAGCTGGAAGGTCTGAAGGTCATTGATCAACTCGGGCAATTGCTCGGGAAAATCGATCATCTTCTGGAAACCGGCGCCAATGATGTAATGGTGGTCAAGCCTTGCGCTGGCAGCCTGGATGATCGCGAACGCCTGTTGCCCTATACGGAGCAATGCGTGTTGGCCGTCGACCTTGCCGCAAGCGAGATGAAGGTGGAATGGGATGCGGACTTCTAA
- a CDS encoding murein L,D-transpeptidase family protein has translation MRWLLAVFCLSFVAISQASVAETLDGKVIEKVLVLKSAHQMQLINDGKPIKTYRISLGKRPIGPKLMEGDKRTPEGFYWLDWRKVSDRFNLAMHISYPNISDSARSRREGVEPGGMIMIHGTPDTEENPEDLFHTLDWTDGCIAMRNMDMREVWGLVPDGTMIEIRP, from the coding sequence ATGCGCTGGTTGCTTGCCGTGTTTTGCTTGTCGTTCGTTGCTATCTCCCAGGCTTCCGTCGCTGAAACCCTGGACGGCAAAGTCATCGAAAAAGTTCTGGTGCTCAAGTCCGCCCACCAAATGCAATTGATCAATGACGGCAAGCCGATCAAGACCTATCGCATCTCATTGGGAAAAAGACCCATCGGCCCGAAACTCATGGAAGGCGACAAACGCACGCCTGAAGGTTTTTACTGGCTGGACTGGCGCAAGGTCAGTGACCGTTTCAATCTGGCGATGCACATCTCCTACCCGAACATCAGTGACTCCGCGCGCTCCCGGCGTGAAGGCGTCGAACCCGGTGGCATGATCATGATCCACGGCACCCCGGATACTGAAGAAAACCCAGAAGACCTGTTCCATACGCTGGACTGGACCGACGGCTGCATTGCCATGCGCAACATGGACATGCGCGAGGTCTGGGGTTTGGTGCCGGACGGCACGATGATCGAAATCCGTCCGTAA
- a CDS encoding NUDIX hydrolase, which produces MKFCSQCGNPVTQRIPEGDSRLRFVCDSCQAIHYQNPNIVAGCVATWGSKVLLCRRAIEPRLGYWTLPAGFMENGETIEQAAIRETAEEACARVRNLSIYTLIDVPHISQVHVFFRAELVDLDFSAGPESLEVALFEEADIPWSELAFRTVGRTLECFFADRRTEVYPVRSESIPPLAQPAIT; this is translated from the coding sequence ATGAAATTTTGCAGTCAGTGCGGCAACCCGGTGACCCAGCGCATTCCAGAGGGCGATTCGCGCCTGCGTTTTGTCTGTGACAGCTGTCAGGCGATTCACTACCAGAACCCCAATATCGTCGCCGGTTGCGTGGCGACCTGGGGCTCCAAGGTCTTGCTGTGCCGCCGCGCCATCGAGCCTCGGCTCGGTTATTGGACCCTGCCCGCCGGTTTCATGGAAAACGGTGAAACCATCGAGCAGGCGGCCATTCGCGAGACCGCCGAAGAAGCCTGCGCGCGGGTGCGCAACCTGAGCATCTATACGTTGATCGACGTGCCGCACATCAGCCAGGTGCATGTGTTCTTCCGCGCCGAGCTGGTGGACCTGGACTTTTCCGCTGGTCCCGAGAGCCTGGAAGTAGCGCTTTTCGAAGAAGCCGACATCCCTTGGTCCGAGCTGGCTTTCCGCACGGTGGGCCGTACCTTAGAATGCTTCTTCGCTGACCGGCGGACCGAGGTCTACCCCGTGCGGTCCGAGTCGATCCCGCCGCTTGCTCAGCCTGCCATTACATAA
- the ffh gene encoding signal recognition particle protein, translating to MFENLTDRLSQTLRHVTGKAKLTEDNIKDTLREVRMALLEADVALPVVKDFVNSVKERAVGTEVSRSLTPGQAFVKIVQAELESLMGAANEDLNLSAVPPAVVLMAGLQGAGKTTTAGKLARFLKERKKKSVMVVSADVYRPAAIKQLEMLAGEVGVTFFPSDLSQKPVDIAQAAIKEAKLKFIDVVIVDTAGRLHIDEEMMGEIKALHAAINPVETLFVVDAMTGQDAANTAKAFGDALPLTGVILTKVDGDARGGAALSVRAITGKPIKFIGMGEKSDALEPFHPERIASRILGMGDVLSLIEQAEQTLDKDKADKLAKKLKKGKGFDLEDFRDQLQQMKNMGGLGGLMDKLPNIGGMNLAQMGNAQGAAEKQFKQMEAIINSMTPAERRDPEMISGSRKRRIAMGSGTQVQDIGRLIKQHKQMQKMMKKFSAKGGMAKMMRGMGGMLPGGGMPRM from the coding sequence ATGTTTGAAAACTTAACCGACCGTCTCTCGCAGACGCTGCGCCATGTCACCGGCAAGGCCAAGCTGACCGAAGACAACATCAAAGACACCCTGCGTGAAGTGCGCATGGCGTTGCTCGAAGCTGACGTCGCCTTGCCGGTGGTGAAAGACTTCGTCAATTCGGTCAAGGAACGCGCCGTCGGCACCGAGGTGTCGCGCAGCCTGACGCCGGGCCAGGCCTTCGTGAAGATCGTCCAGGCCGAACTCGAAAGCCTGATGGGCGCGGCCAACGAAGACTTGAACCTGAGCGCCGTTCCTCCGGCCGTCGTGCTGATGGCCGGTTTGCAGGGTGCGGGTAAAACCACCACAGCCGGCAAACTCGCGCGCTTCCTTAAAGAGCGCAAGAAGAAGTCGGTCATGGTCGTGTCTGCGGACGTTTACCGTCCGGCGGCGATCAAGCAGCTGGAAATGCTCGCGGGTGAAGTCGGCGTAACCTTCTTCCCGTCCGACCTGAGCCAGAAACCGGTCGACATCGCGCAAGCGGCTATTAAAGAAGCAAAACTGAAGTTCATCGACGTGGTCATCGTCGATACCGCCGGTCGCCTGCACATCGATGAAGAGATGATGGGCGAGATCAAGGCGCTGCATGCCGCGATCAACCCGGTCGAAACCTTGTTCGTGGTCGACGCCATGACCGGCCAGGACGCCGCCAACACGGCCAAGGCCTTCGGCGATGCTCTGCCGCTGACCGGTGTGATCCTGACCAAGGTCGACGGCGACGCCCGTGGCGGTGCCGCGCTGTCGGTTCGCGCCATCACCGGCAAGCCGATCAAGTTCATCGGTATGGGCGAGAAGAGCGACGCGCTCGAGCCGTTCCATCCTGAGCGTATTGCTTCGCGCATCCTCGGCATGGGCGACGTGCTCAGTCTGATCGAGCAGGCCGAGCAGACCCTCGACAAGGACAAGGCCGACAAACTGGCCAAGAAGCTGAAGAAGGGCAAGGGCTTCGACCTCGAAGACTTCCGCGATCAGCTGCAACAGATGAAAAACATGGGCGGCCTCGGCGGCCTCATGGACAAACTGCCAAACATCGGCGGCATGAACCTGGCGCAGATGGGCAACGCCCAAGGCGCGGCAGAGAAACAATTCAAGCAGATGGAAGCCATCATCAATTCCATGACCCCGGCCGAGCGCCGCGACCCTGAGATGATCAGCGGTTCGCGCAAACGCCGGATCGCCATGGGTTCCGGCACTCAGGTGCAGGACATCGGTCGCTTGATCAAGCAGCACAAGCAGATGCAGAAGATGATGAAGAAGTTCTCCGCAAAAGGCGGAATGGCCAAAATGATGCGCGGCATGGGCGGTATGTTGCCCGGCGGCGGCATGCCGAGAATGTAA
- a CDS encoding inner membrane protein YpjD — translation MLPLSPSLLTTLAAACLYAAATLYQGTRLATGAKANKRLLVTLGVLAVLAHSASLFTHLLTPIGLGLDFFSAASLIAAAVIALTLLACSRIPVENLLILLFPLGAATVLLAQFAPAGTVQIIDEEPGILAHILLSILAYGMFTIAVFQALLLLVQDHQLKHKHPSGLIKNFPPLQTMESLLFGFLWAGWTLLSLSLISGWLFVDNLFAQHLVHKTLLACLAWIVFSVLLWGRNRLGWRGHKAIRWTLAGFCLLMLAYFGSKLVREYILHI, via the coding sequence ATGCTCCCCTTGTCACCCAGTTTGCTAACTACCCTCGCCGCCGCCTGCTTATATGCCGCTGCGACCCTCTATCAGGGCACTCGTCTGGCCACCGGTGCCAAGGCGAACAAACGCCTGCTGGTCACGCTCGGCGTGCTCGCCGTGCTGGCTCATAGCGCCAGCCTGTTCACCCACCTGCTGACACCGATTGGCCTGGGCCTGGATTTTTTCAGCGCCGCCAGCCTGATTGCTGCCGCGGTGATTGCCCTGACGCTGTTGGCCTGCTCGCGGATCCCGGTGGAGAACCTGCTTATATTGCTGTTCCCGCTCGGCGCCGCCACCGTGCTGCTCGCACAGTTCGCCCCCGCCGGCACAGTGCAGATCATCGACGAAGAACCGGGCATCCTCGCCCACATCCTGCTGTCGATCCTCGCCTACGGCATGTTCACCATCGCGGTATTCCAGGCGTTGCTGCTGCTGGTTCAAGACCATCAGCTCAAGCACAAGCATCCGTCCGGCCTGATCAAGAACTTCCCGCCGCTGCAAACCATGGAAAGCCTGCTGTTCGGTTTCCTCTGGGCCGGCTGGACCCTGCTGTCGCTGTCGCTGATCTCCGGCTGGCTGTTCGTCGACAACCTGTTCGCCCAGCACCTGGTGCACAAAACCTTGCTGGCATGCCTCGCCTGGATCGTTTTCAGCGTGCTGCTCTGGGGCCGTAACCGCCTCGGCTGGCGCGGACACAAAGCCATTCGCTGGACCCTCGCCGGTTTCTGCCTGCTGATGCTGGCGTATTTCGGCAGTAAGCTGGTTCGTGAATACATCCTGCATATCTGA
- a CDS encoding preQ0 transporter: protein MFFLIAYISSVVLINYAFSTAPHLDIIWSAWGGLVFVLRDMVQTRFGHGAIAAMLAALVLSYVTSDPSIALASATAFAVSECIDWLVFSITKRPLHDRLWISSALSIPLDTFIFFGMIDAFTPGVILTAMGSKFVGVTIVWIAMAWRLRKNAIPG, encoded by the coding sequence ATGTTCTTCCTGATCGCTTACATCAGCAGCGTCGTGCTGATCAACTACGCCTTTTCCACTGCCCCGCACCTGGACATCATCTGGTCGGCCTGGGGTGGTTTGGTGTTCGTTTTGCGCGATATGGTGCAAACCCGTTTCGGCCATGGTGCGATCGCGGCGATGCTGGCGGCGCTGGTGTTGTCTTACGTGACGTCCGATCCCTCCATCGCGCTGGCCAGCGCCACGGCGTTCGCGGTATCCGAATGCATCGATTGGCTGGTGTTCAGCATCACCAAGCGTCCCTTGCACGACCGCCTGTGGATAAGTTCGGCCCTGAGCATTCCGCTCGATACCTTCATCTTCTTCGGCATGATCGATGCGTTCACTCCAGGCGTGATCCTCACTGCCATGGGCTCGAAGTTCGTGGGCGTGACCATTGTCTGGATCGCAATGGCCTGGCGTCTGCGCAAGAACGCGATTCCCGGCTAA
- a CDS encoding DUF1289 domain-containing protein produces MSTPERPVRSPCVNICALDEDDICTGCQRTVEEITRWSRMENEERRKVLGLCHERAKSSGLLWMINKTPDL; encoded by the coding sequence ATGAGCACGCCCGAGCGCCCGGTTCGATCGCCTTGTGTGAATATCTGCGCGCTGGACGAGGACGATATTTGCACCGGGTGTCAGCGCACAGTGGAAGAGATCACGCGCTGGAGCCGGATGGAAAACGAAGAGCGCCGTAAGGTGTTGGGGTTGTGTCATGAGCGGGCGAAGTCGAGCGGGTTACTTTGGATGATTAACAAAACGCCTGACCTGTAG
- a CDS encoding MFS transporter: MTTSTTYNDTAPAQPTNSATRVATASFIGTAIEFYDFYVYATAAALVIGPVFFPQTSGTAQMLSAFLTFGIAFLARPLGSALFGHFGDRIGRKSTLVASLLLMGVCTTLIGVLPGYDSIGAWAPILLCVLRFGQGLGLGGEWGGAALLATENAPKGKRAWFGMFPQLGPSIGFLAANGLFLTLAMTLNDEQFRSWGWRIPFLLSAALVMVGLYVRLKLHETPVFANAMARQERVKIPLVELFSQYWAPMLLGAGAMVVCYALFYISTVFSLSYGVSTLGYTRETFLALLCFAVLFMAAATPLSAWASDRYGRKPVLIIGGVLAILSGFLMEPLLTQGSTWGVALFLCIELFLMGVTFAPMGALLPELFPTHVRYTGASAAYNLGGIVGASAAPFFAQKLVAMGGLSYVGGYVSGAAVLSLIAVLCLKETRNNDLNRVA, encoded by the coding sequence ATGACGACCAGCACGACTTATAACGACACCGCGCCTGCGCAACCGACGAACTCCGCCACCCGCGTGGCCACCGCGAGTTTCATCGGCACCGCCATCGAGTTCTACGACTTCTACGTCTATGCCACTGCCGCTGCGCTGGTGATCGGTCCGGTATTTTTTCCGCAGACCTCCGGCACGGCCCAGATGCTGTCGGCGTTCCTCACCTTCGGCATCGCCTTCCTTGCTCGACCGCTAGGATCGGCGCTTTTCGGCCACTTCGGTGACCGCATCGGGCGCAAATCGACGCTGGTTGCCTCGCTGCTGCTGATGGGCGTATGCACCACGCTGATCGGCGTGCTCCCGGGTTACGACAGCATCGGGGCCTGGGCGCCGATTCTGCTCTGCGTGCTGCGCTTCGGCCAAGGCCTGGGACTGGGCGGTGAATGGGGCGGCGCTGCGTTGCTGGCGACGGAGAATGCGCCGAAGGGCAAACGCGCCTGGTTCGGCATGTTCCCGCAGCTTGGCCCCTCGATCGGCTTCCTCGCGGCCAACGGCCTGTTTCTTACGCTGGCCATGACCCTGAACGACGAGCAGTTCCGCTCGTGGGGCTGGCGGATTCCGTTCCTGCTCAGTGCCGCGCTGGTGATGGTCGGTCTGTACGTGCGCCTCAAGCTTCACGAAACGCCGGTATTTGCCAATGCAATGGCACGCCAGGAGCGGGTGAAGATCCCGCTGGTCGAGCTGTTCAGCCAATACTGGGCGCCGATGTTGCTGGGTGCCGGGGCGATGGTGGTGTGCTACGCGCTGTTCTATATCTCGACAGTGTTTTCGCTGAGTTATGGCGTGTCGACGCTCGGCTACACCCGCGAGACCTTCCTCGCGCTGCTGTGCTTCGCCGTGCTGTTCATGGCCGCCGCTACGCCGCTGTCGGCCTGGGCCAGTGATCGATACGGGCGCAAACCGGTGCTGATCATCGGCGGTGTGCTGGCGATTCTGTCCGGCTTCCTGATGGAACCGCTGCTGACCCAAGGTTCGACCTGGGGCGTGGCGCTGTTCCTGTGCATCGAGCTGTTTCTGATGGGCGTGACGTTTGCGCCGATGGGCGCGCTGCTGCCGGAGCTGTTTCCAACCCACGTGCGCTATACCGGTGCATCGGCGGCCTACAACCTGGGCGGCATTGTCGGGGCCTCGGCGGCACCGTTCTTCGCACAGAAGCTGGTGGCGATGGGCGGTTTGAGTTATGTCGGCGGGTATGTGTCGGGGGCGGCTGTGCTGAGCTTGATTGCTGTGCTGTGCCTGAAGGAAACGCGCAATAACGATCTGAATCGGGTTGCCTGA